The genomic segment TCGCGATGTACGGCAAGATGGCCGGCGTCGCGTACCAGGATTACGAACACGCACACCTGATCATCGTCTGGGGCGCGAACCCGTCAGCCTCCGGCATCCACATCATTCCGTACATCCGCGCGGCGCAGCGGCGCGGCGCGAAGCTCGTGGTCATCGATCCCCGCTCCACACCGCTGGCGCGCCTCGCCGACGTGCACGTGCAGCCTCGTCCCGGGACGGACCTCCCGATCGCCCTCTCCATCCATCGCCATCTGTTTGAAAATGGTTTTGCCGACTCGACATTCCTCGCGACGCACGCGAAGGGGGCCGACGACCTTCGGGCGCGCGCCAGGGAGTGGACGTTCGACCGCGCCGCCGCCGAAAGCCGCGTCCCGGCAACCGCTTTGGAAGCGCTCGCCGACATGTACGTGCGCGAGACGCCCGCGGTGATCCGATGCGGCTGGGGGCTCGAGCGCAATCGCAACGGCGGCAACGCGGCGCTGGCGATCCTCGCGCTGCCGGCGGTGGCGGGCAAATTCGGCGTCCGCGGCGGCGGCTACACGATGAGCAACTCCGCGGCATACGGGCTCCGCGCGGCGCAGTGGATAGACACGCCCGAGCCTGCCACGCGACTGGTCAACATGAACCACCTGGGACGCGCGCTCACCGAGTACGATGCGCCGCCCGTCAAGGTCCTCTTCGTGTATAACTGCAACCCCCTGGTCACCATGCCGGACCAGACGCGGGTGCTCAGGGGGCTCGCGCGTGACGACCTGTTCGTGGTCGTGTTCGACCAGGTGATGACCGACACGGCGCACTATGCCGATATCGTGCTGCCCGCAACGACGTTCCTCGAGCACTACGACGTCGCGCGCGGCTACGGCGCCTACAGCGTCCAGCTCGTACGCCCCATCGTCGAACCGTTTGGCGAGGCGCGGCCCAATCCGGAAGTGTTCGCCGACCTGGCCAGGCGCCTTGAGGTCGGGACGGAGGGAGAAGACCTCGAGAGCGAGGCAGAGGCGCTGATGCGGCTCGCGTCGCGAATGCCGGGCGAGATTGGCGCGTCCCTGATGGAGCACGGCGTCGCGCCGCCGCCGCACGACGGCGCGCCTGTCCAGTTCGTATCGGTCCTGCCACCGACGCCCGACGGGAAGATCGACCTGTTCCCCACGAGCGCCGCGGAGGCAGGTGTCCTCTATCGCTATCAGCCGGATCCGGCGACCGCCGAGTATCCGCTGGCGCTGATCTCGCCGGCCACCGCGAAGACCATTTCCTCCACGCTCGGCGAGTTGCGCACGACGACCGCGTCGCTCGATCTGAACCCCGGCGACGCCGCCGCGCGCGGCATCGCGGACGGGGATTCGGTCCGCGTTTTCAACGCGAGCGCCAGCGTCGAGTGCAAGGCGGCCATCTCACCCGATCTCCCGCCCGGCACGGTCTGCCTTCCCAAGGGGCTCTGGCGCCGGCACACGCTCAACGGCCTGACCGCCAACGCCCTGGCGCCCGACACGCTGACGGATCTCGGCGGCGGCGCGTGTTTCAACGACGCAAGGGTCAATGTCGTGTTGCTTGCCCATTGATAATGATCAGTAACTAAAGAAGAAGATCAGGTCCGCCCCTGCCCGCTCGACGCGGCGCAGCGCAACGCGGTTCGCCTTCGCCGGATCGCCCGGCGATCCGCTCGCGCGCAGGCGCATGAAATCCGCGATCTGGTACTCCAGGATGAACTCGCTCGTGTCC from the Acidobacteriota bacterium genome contains:
- a CDS encoding molybdopterin-dependent oxidoreductase codes for the protein MPRKISQENWGRATVATACPLDCPDSCSLDVTTEKGRIVEIDGATANPVTEGYICAKVRRFADRVYHPERLKYAMARKGPRGSATFARLTWDEALDGIADRIREARARWGGESILPFSYGGSNGLLTQDTADAELWRRLGTSRLARTVCAAPTTAAALAMYGKMAGVAYQDYEHAHLIIVWGANPSASGIHIIPYIRAAQRRGAKLVVIDPRSTPLARLADVHVQPRPGTDLPIALSIHRHLFENGFADSTFLATHAKGADDLRARAREWTFDRAAAESRVPATALEALADMYVRETPAVIRCGWGLERNRNGGNAALAILALPAVAGKFGVRGGGYTMSNSAAYGLRAAQWIDTPEPATRLVNMNHLGRALTEYDAPPVKVLFVYNCNPLVTMPDQTRVLRGLARDDLFVVVFDQVMTDTAHYADIVLPATTFLEHYDVARGYGAYSVQLVRPIVEPFGEARPNPEVFADLARRLEVGTEGEDLESEAEALMRLASRMPGEIGASLMEHGVAPPPHDGAPVQFVSVLPPTPDGKIDLFPTSAAEAGVLYRYQPDPATAEYPLALISPATAKTISSTLGELRTTTASLDLNPGDAAARGIADGDSVRVFNASASVECKAAISPDLPPGTVCLPKGLWRRHTLNGLTANALAPDTLTDLGGGACFNDARVNVVLLAH